The nucleotide window AACATTACAGTAGGGTTAGAAGTATTTGTACAGCTGGTAATTGCAGCCAAAACTACAGCGTTATCCTCAACATATTTGCCCTTTTTCTTCTTCTCTTTGCTCAGTTTTCCTTTAACTTCTCTTAAGCTGATTCTCTCATCAGGGTTTCTAGGTCCCGCAATTGCCGGTTCAATCTTACTTAAATCCACTTCTACTATATCACTATATCTTATCTTCCTAGAATCGTCATAAAATAGTTCTTGTAACTGGGCGTATTTCTTAACGAATTCTCCATCTCTGTTTGTGAGTTCAAGATAGCTTACCGTTACATCATCAATCGGGAAGTACGCTGCTGTTGCACCATACTCTGGTGCCATATTAGCTATGGTCGCCCTATCCGGTACTGAAAGTAATGATAAGGATGGTCCGAAGAATTCAACAAATTTACTTACGACGTTCTTTTTCCTTAATAACTCTGTAATGTAAAGAACCACATCAGTAGGAGTTACCCCTTCTTGAATTTCTCCAGTTAATCTCACACCTATTACCTCTGGTACATTAAGGTAGTATGGTTCTCCTAAAAGTACAGCCTCTGCTTCTAATCCGCCAACACCCCATCCTAGGATTCCCAGACCTTCAATCATAGTAGTGTGAGAATCTGTCCCAATTATTACCTCTGGAAACGCTGTTAATAAACCTTTGACTTCAGCCTTTGCGACTACAGTACTTAGGTACTCTAAGTTTACTTGATGAATTATACCCTTACCTGGAGGAACTATTCTTAAGTTCCTAAAAGCACCTTGAGCCCATTTTAAAAACTGATATCTTTCTAAATTTCTTTCAAATTCTTTTTTCATATTAAACTCTAGCGAGTAAACTGTGCCATAATAGTCAACTTGTACTGAGTGATCTATAACTAGGTCAGCAGGGACCACTGGGTTAATCATTTTGGGATCCCTTTTCAGTTGAATCATCTTCTCCCTCATCGCAGCTAAATCCACTAGTAAGGGAACTCCAGTGTAATCTTGCATTACAACTCTAGTTGGCATAAAAGCTAATTCCTCTCCTATTTTCCATTTTGTTATATTCTCAAGATCTTCCTCTGTAATTTTACTCCCATCTAGATTTCTGTATACATTTTCGATAAGTATTCTTATCGAATAGGGTAGATCACTTATTTTGTAACCTTTCTCTTCCAATTCTTTTAAGGGATAATAATATATCTCTGAGCCTTTGTATGAAAATTTATTTGGCATATATAAACAGACTCATTCAAAGCAAAAAAATTAGTTTATAAAACGATTGTCAGTGTTAAAGATATTTACGCTACATAATAGTATTATATGTGAGCGAGATTTTAGAGATCTGCAAGAAAGTTAAACTACTTGCGTATTTTGGATCGTACACAAGGCAAGAGGATTTCGTAGAGGGTATCTCAGATATAAACGTTTTCCTCATATCTGAGGATAAATACTTAATACTAGAGCTTGCGAGTTTAGGCTATTCTCCAATTGAACTTTCTGAAAAGAGTTTCATAGATCTATGTGAGAAAGGTGATCCAATCTGTTATTATTTGCTTTACGATTCTAACGTAGTCTGTGGTCAATTTCCTAAGAGCGTTAAATTCAATTTAAATGACTTTACATGTGAAAGGATTAGAAGATCAATTTTTCCCCTCTTATCATTATCAGTTTCAAGTTTTTTAAGGCAAGATGAGATTTCCGCTGTTTCAAACTCCTTTAGGGCTTTGAGAAGTATTATACAATGGAGATCGTGTACTGATCTAAAGACTATTCCATTAAGGAATGATGACTTGAGGGATAGATGTAGAGAACTAAATCTTTCAATATGTAACGAATTTTCAGATATAGTGTTAATTAGACGTAGGAAAGCCCCACTATCGTTATGGAGTTTGGACAAGATAGTTGAGGCTATCTGTAGCGAGTTAAAAATCAGCTGTACTAAGCCATCTAAAATTTTACAAGTAGTTAAGAATCCTATACAAGTTACATACAAAGAAGATGGTAGGGTTACGGTAAAGGATAGCTTAAATAGGGAAACGAAGATAGCATAAAATTTTTTACTGTAAAATGATATTATAGTAATTGATGAGCGAAGAGATTAACCGTGATATGGAAAGAGCAGAAGAATATGAACAAACAACAACTAGGGTTTCTGTGTTAGGTCAAAATAGATTTGAATTAAGTACTGGGCTCATTATTGCTGCTAGATACGCAGATAAGTTAAGAAGAGTAGCATTAGTAGCATTTAGTAAGATAGCTCCTAAGGAAGTTATTATTAGGGATGTGAGTGAGCTGAATAAGCAGTTATATACTAAAATTGTTGAGGAGATGAAGCTAGGTAAATTAGATGTTATTAGAATATCAGTAGATGCTGAATATGATGATCGAAATAAAAAATTAATTTTTAGTAATTTACGAATCTTGAGATATATTACTGAAGAACAGTGTGGGGAGAAGTATAAGGATATCATAAGTGAGAATGAAAGATTAAAAGGAGAAATTTTAGAATTAAAGAAAAAATTAGAGGATATATTATCCCTTTTAAAGTAAAAAACAATTACCCTTTTATTATCCCTATTATGAATCCTATAATGAATGTTATGGAAGTATATGGAATTACAGATTTCAAGTTCTCTGCGCTCGAAATTACTGAAGGTAATTTTGCCGATAATGTATGTAAGAAGTTTATTACATCTTGAGGCGTTATGTAACCGACTGCGATTAGTATTATAACGATGGCAAGTAGTATGAGGCCTATTTGTATAATCTTTTTTACTAAAAAACCTATTAGTAACCCCAACAAAAATGCTATAATAATTGAAACTATTCCGCTAGTAGTCAATATTGGTAACATACTAAGTATATTTTATAATCAAACTTATAACTCTGTATGGAGTAGCATGAGATATGAAAGTTGTAAAGTACAATTTGAAGGCTAAGATTGAAAGAGCTGGGAGAGATCCTATAACCATAGAGAGGAAATTCAGAAAATTAGTTAATGCAAGAAAGTTTATAGATGAAGTAGTAGGAGAAGATCAAGTAAAGTGTACTCCATTAAGTAAGTCTGAGACTTTAATTACTAAGCAGTGTGAAGGTGATCAAGTAAAGTACTTCTTCGAAATTACTATAGAGAGGATCAAGAAACCAAAGAAGGAGGAAAAGCCGGAGAAAGAGGAAAAGAAACAAGAACAAGGAACTACTCCTTAATCACCGTAATGTACTCTAGTTTCTCTTAACCATTTCCTAAAGCAAGATTTAGAACAAAATAAATAAGCCTTATTTTTATGTACTAAAATAAACTCAGCGTACTCTACCTCTTTCCCACACTGAGTACAAGTACCAAAATTAGGAATAGATAAAATTTGTCTTATAGACTTGAATTCAGCCATATGATATAGTTTTGCTGAAAAAGGTTTAAATGACTATTTCTAATGCGGTGTGCTTCTGTAATGCCTCTTTAACAGTTCCTGCAAGTTTTTCTAGATCTGCCTCCAATTTCCTATATAATCTCTCTTTTTCTACCCAGTATATGTAGTTTGGTCTTCCTTTTCTTTCCTCTTTTTCAGCTGGAGCCTTTTCCCTCTGTATTAAGCCCTTGTCAAGTAAGTTATTTAGTGCCTTGCTTATAGACGCTTTAGTTACATTTAATTTCTGGGAGAGATCATCAGTAGTCATCTTTCCATTTTGTAGTAGTATGTGTAATACTTCTACATCGCTTTTAGATAGACCGTACATGAATGCTATGAAATCGTGTATATCTACTTCCCTTCCATCAGGGAACCTTACTTTTTCAGCCATTTGTTTTTCACCATATATCTATTTAGCTTACTTACTTAAAAAAGTCGTGTATATCTAAATATACATTTGTGTATAAAAGTATACAAATATATTTCAAATATACTCTATGAAAGCTTATTATTACGATAAACTCCATTAATGGTCAAATATAAATATTCATAATAAATACTGTTAAATATTTTCGTGAAGAGATATAATATATATGCGTTACTCCACATATTGTGAAGATGGATATATTAATATCGTTCCGGCTCTTAAGGTTGCGTTAATAATTAGTTTGCTAAGTAAGGGCCAACCACTTCGAGAGGCTTGCAGATGTGTTAACATGTCGATTACTGCGTATGAGAGACATAAGAAGGATAGTGTGGAAAAGATCCAGAAAATCAGAGAAGACAAAGAAATTAGTCAAATGATCGATTCTTTGTCCTCGAGAATAATTAATAAGGAGAAAATAGATCCAATGCTGTTCTGTCTAGTTTGTAGTAAGTCACGAAGGTTATTTAACTTACCAGTATGTTTTTAAAACTGTGAAAGCGAAGAGAGTAATTTTTCTCTCAGCATCCTCATTTTTTCTCTCCTATTTTTCCAGAGTGACTTGGAGTATTGTAGCGCCTCTTTCTACGTTAAAAACTACTACTACTGAAGATAGTATAATATTTGCACTTTTCTTCTTGGGCTATATTCTAGTCCAAATTCCTTCTGGGATGTTAGCAGATCGTATTTCTGCAAATCACCTACTTTTCCTCTCTTTATTAGGTGTGGCAATTACGTCGTTTATCTCATCGACTTTTCCTCTCATTATGCTTGAATATGTCGCCAGTTTTCTAATGGGTTTTTCAGCTGGATGGATTTATCCTATTACAGTAAAACTCTTGAGTGCATCCTTTGATAGCAGAGACTTACCGATTGCCATGAGTATTTACAGTATATCTTGGCCTTTATCCATCGTAGCTTCGGGAGTTATAATACCCTTTTTAGCTTTAACATTTGGTTGGGAGTTCTCGTTCTATTTTATAACTGCACTTTCTATAATTTTAGGTATTTTAGCTCTCCTCTATCTTCCTTCCTTGAAGTTATCTAAAAGTATAATTAAATTTAAGGATGTGGTTAAGGATAAAAACTCCATATATATCTCAGTTGGAGGTTTTTTATTCTATTTAACATATTGGATCCTTGTTCTATATCTTTACAAGTATTTACTTAGTGTAGTCGGAAACGAATACACGGCGGGTATCATTTACTCATTCACTGCATTAACTGGAATTTTCTCTACTATTCTAGCTGGTTATATAATAAAATCTTTAGGTGTTAAAAGGACTTTTCTATCGTTTATTACTCTCTATAGTTTTTCGTTACTCCTTTTTTCGTTTTCAAAAAATGTGATAGTTATTGGTATTGACGCATTAGCCTTAGGTTTCTTTAGGTTCGTTATAACGCCAACAAGCTCTACAGCAGTTGCTGTAATCGGAGGAAAAGAAAGGAGTGGTAGTGTAACTGGCCTTGCTAACTTCTTTTGGCAATTTAGCGGTATAGTTGGGTCCATAATTGCTCCTCTTCTAATAAACTTATTTACTTATACATATTTGTGGACTTTTGTTAGCGTGTTTTCTTTTCTTTCTTTAATTTTTTACTATAAACTTAAATTTATGAGAGATTATCTTTAAGATCTAAGCTCATTCGTTCCACTTCTGCGGAGGAAAGCGTATCAAGTATCTTTCTCATATAAGCTTTCACAAAATAGTATATCTTATATTTTCGAAATATCTCATCTTCTTTTTCCACTACTTGACTTAAATAATCTTCAGGGTGATATTTAACTACCTTAAATTTCTTTCCCTCAACCTCGATTTCATTAGGAACGTTTAATGTAGTAACCAGAAGTATCTCACTACTATTTATTCCGGCAAGGTAAACGTAAAACTTATCAACCTTATCTAATGCGCTTAACAGTATTTCTTTATCATCTAACAACTCTTTTTGCCTCCTCCTCAAATTGTTTGTATACCTCTTGAATTGGTTTGAAAGTTCTTTTTATAATATCCATATCCTCTACCCTTATCTTAACTATCCAACTATCATAGGGTCTTTCATTAATTATTGAAGGGTTTTTTACTACTTCTTCATTTACGTCAAAGACTTCACCCTCTATTGGCAACCTAAACTTACCTATCCACTTTGCACTTTCAATAGAGAAGAGCACGCTTCTTCCATTTACTTTCTCACCTTTCTGCTTTGCCGTAACTTGGAATATTTTACCAGCCATATATTGTCCTAGATCAGTGACACCTATACTAACTACACTATTATCCTCTATTCTTACCCACACATGTTTTTCAGGTTCATAAAGTAAATCGTCAGGGAATGTAAAACCTAGGATCTTCATAAATATTTGACATATTTTTAAGCTTATAAACTTTATTTAGTAAACCATAATTATGGTTAATTTCGCAGTTTGGTTAGATGGTGTAATTCTAAAAATAGACCTAACTGATTCACTTTACAAGATCTATAAGGGAGATCAAATTAGCTTACCCATTACGTATGAGGTTAATGATGACTGGATTAAAGTCTACGATAGAATTAGAGAAGCGAATTTAGCCATACTCTCTCCCTATGACGAAATCACTACAAAGGCTATTTTGGAAAGAATTAACTTGAAACCCACTTACGTTATAGCTAATAGAGGAAAAACTAAACCATCAAGAGAGCCGTATAGGATTTTAATCGAGGTCACTGGATGGGATCCTTTACAAGTAGTAACTTTAGCTTCTTCTCCCCTAGATTTGTTATCTGCGAGGTTTTTTGATTCTAGAATTAAAGTTATTTGTGTGAAGAGATATCAAGATTGCTCTAAGTACTCTCCCTTCTTATATTCTGAAAATTTGGATGACGCTATATCCTCACTTAAGAGACTTAAAATTATAAGGTAAGAAAAAGAGTTTTAAATGAATTTATAATTTCTGAATAAAATATAAGAATATGTCAATTGAGAATGAGGCTAAGAAGTTAGCTGCCACTTATGCGAGATGGTTGAGGAATCCACAAGATGCTCTCTTTGGGAAAGATGGAGAGGGAGTTGTTCTTAAAATTTATAAGAAAATAAAGCAAGCTAAAGATAAAAATGAAATAATAGAGATATTAAGGTTAGATCAGTACACAATGGAAAAGACTACGTTTAACGATATGACCAGATTTGTAAACGATTTACTAAATAAGATTCAGCAAATGGATGATCAACTCGCTTTGAGATTTACTGTGGAGGTATTTAGATATTTTCAAATAGCATTGGCTACTAAAATGGAGGATATGAATAAGGGTTTATGGACGTAGAATTTCCAAAAAATCACGTTAACTTTTTTTGCTAAAATAAGGAAAGATTTATATATACGTTTTTTCTGATATATTCATATGCAAGTAGAGAATATAAGAGTTAGGCTCCCATCTGGAAAAGAAGTTGGATTAGTAGACGCACTAAATTTCTGCTATGATATTTCAGATACGGACTTCCAGGTGTTAAAGACATTACTAAATAGTGGACCAAAGACTGAAGACGAACTAGCTGAAATGCTTCATTTAAGTAAGGCTTCAATAAATAGATCGGTAAATAAGTTAGTTTCCTTGGGTTTTGTAGATAGGGTAAAGGACTCATCATCGAAGGGAGGTAGGCCAAGATATATATACAAACCTATAGATGCGGATAGAATTACCACGAAGATTTCAAATGATTTCAAATATTGTGCTGACTTATTCTCTAGCGTGATACCACAAGAATTGAAAGAAAAGTAAGTAAATTTATTTTAATCTTCGTTTTTCTTACATTTAAACGTAAATCTATCTGGTTCTCTTAAAAAAGCTAACATACATATTTCGGTGTCGAAATAATACTTAATGTTACTATGATCAGTAGTATAGGGTGTGCATTCAGCTTCAAATAGCCTATTGCATACTGGGCATACGACCTTCATGCTGTCAAAATAAAATTTTTTATCTTTATAACGTTAATTCTTTGACTATGATTGAAGAAATGGATTTAACTCCGCTTGAGTGCCCGGAGCCCTTTATGAAGGTAGTTGCTAAACTAATGAAGATAGAAAATGGAGAACTTAAGATCAGGTATAAGGATCCTAAGTGCAGAGAAATGTTACTAGAGGCTATGAAGTTAATGAATTGTAAGGTTCTTGAGGATTCGCAAAATAATGGAGTATTTTTCATGCATATTAAAAAAGAAAGTGGTAGTTCTGAAAAACCTAAAAAAATTGAACTAACTGGAGGTTGCTGACAATATTTTAGAAGCGCAGTTAGTCAAGTCTTGTTTTATTTTAGTTTCAGCATTATGTATTACCGCATATAGATATTTAGGTCTTCCTATTCTCTTACCTTCTTCTCCATCTTTATTCCTGACTATTAACCCTATTTCTATTAATTTCTTCAGACTATTTTCAACGGTAGTTTTGCTGAGTTTCATTATCGAAGCTAACTCTTCCGCGGAAATCGGTCTGTTAAGCTCAACTAATTTAAATAGACACTCGACATCAGTATCTGATATTTTATAACAACATCTTATTACCTCTTTACTTTCTGAAAGTTTTAAACTCATAAACTTATTTTATCTTTTCTAGTATTAAAACTTTAACTATTTTTTAAGGATGATACTGGGGGAGGATTATTTACATTAAATATTTTTTTCATATATTCCTTGTACATACACCTATCTTGGATAACTACAAGTCCAGCTTTTCTGGCCTTTTCCGCAGCCTCATCATTTCTAATACCTTCCTGCATCCATATTACCTTCACATCGCCAACCTTTTTCACTCTCTCCAAAACTTGATCAACAATTTTAGGTACTTCATTTGATGGTCTAAATATCTCAACAATTTCTACCTTATCTGGTACGTCGAGAATTGAGGGATAAGACTTTTTACCTAATATTTCACTCGCGGATGGATTTACTGGGATGACATTATAACCATGATCCATTAAAAACTTAGGCACTTGAAAAGCTGCCTTGGATGGGTCTTTGGAGAAACCAACAGTTGCAATATTTTTATATTTAAGTAAAACTTCCTTTATGACTTCCTCTTCGTTCTCCATAAAATTTACTAGTATTTTTTGGCTTTTAAATTTTTCTATATCAATTTAATGTTTTTCGAGGATTTGAGAGAAATATTTTTATATTAAGTTAACTAAAGCATTTAGGAATGAGAGAATTAAGGTTCTTAATTGAACGAAATAGTCAAGCTCATATACTAGCAGGTGAAGAAGCTCTTCTTTTATCAGTCGCTAATGGTTCCCAACCAATTTTACGATTTGTAATATTTGATCCTCCAGCAGTTCTTGTAGGCTATCATCAAGCGGTTGAGCAAGAAGTAAATATAGAAGAGGTGAAAAAAAGAGGCTGGGAAATAGGTAGAAGGCCTACTGGGGGAGGTACAATTATAATGGGCCCATGGCAATTGGGTTGGGAAATCTACGCAAACAATGATCTATTAGGGTATACTCCAGAAAATGCAATAAAAATTGGTGCTGAAGGCGTTATTAGGGCACTAGACAAGTTGGGTATAAAAGCATCTTTTAGGCCAAAGAATGATGTAGAGGTAAACGGGAGGAAGATTTCTGGAATCGGAGCATTTTCTGAGGGTAATTACATTGCAGTTACCGGAACAATTCTACTAGATTTTGATGTGGACGCGATGATTTCAGTTCTTAGGTTATCTTCTGAAAAACTTAAGGACAAACTAGCCAGAGATTTTAAGGACCGATTAACGTGGGTTAATAAGGAATTAAAACGCTCACTTGATATGGAAGAATTAATAAAAATCTCTAGAGATTCCTTTGCTGAAGTGCTAGGGATAAAGCTTTCGGATGACTACTACAATGAATTTGAAAAGAAGACCATACAAGAATTAGCGTTAAAGTATTCATCGCCCGAATGGATATTTAACTTAAGGCGACCATTAATTGGGGACGATATAAGATACGTAGAAAGGAAACTTCCAGGTGGACTGGTTAAGGTGCAAGTTAAAATGGTCAGTAAAAATCTAATAGAATCTGTACTAGTAACTGGTGATTTCTTCATAGAACCGAGAACTGCCATATATGATTTGGAAGCTAGATTGAAATGGAGTAGAGTTGAAGATTTAGAAAACGAAATCAGAACGTGGTTTAACAGTGTGAAGGCAATTGGAATAACTGCTGATGATCTCATAAAAATAATAGAAGAGGTGGTAAGGTGAGGCCATTATTCCTTTATGCTCCCAATTTAAAGAGGTATGAGAGTGAGTTTTTAGATTCTAGAAAAGGTTGGAAATCAATATCTGTTACGGGTACTTATTGTGCATTTAACTGTAAACATTGTGGTAGGCGAGTATTAGAATCAATGATTGACGGTTCTACTCAAGGTAAAATTGAGAAAGAAATTATGGAAGCAATTAGTAGAGGAGATGAGGGAATTATACTATCTGGTGGTTCTACATCGAGAGGAGATGTTCCGATATGGAGGTATTCTAATTTATTGAAGAGATATTCCGATAGACTTACAATAATAGCTCACACTGGTGTAGTTAAAAACGAAGAAATAGCTAGGAAATTTAAGGAAAGTGGTGTGAAAATCGCATTGTTAGATATGGTATCCGATAATGATGCAATTAAAGATATTTTAGGGCAACCATTTACCGTAGATGACTATCTTAATTCATTTAAATATCTAAAAAAGGTTAATATAAAAATAGTTCCTCATGTGATATTAGGATTGAGCAAAAAGGGCTTAGAAGGTGACTTAGAGTCAATAAGACTGCTTCAGGAAGTTAATCCTGATGCGCTAATAATCGTTGGACTAATGCCATTAGTTGGAACACAGATGAATGCATCTAGACCTCCGACTCCAGAGGAGATTATAGTCGCCTTAAGAACTGCGAGAGATACTTTCCCTAATATTCCGATAAACTTAGGTTGCGCAAGGCCTAGGGGTAAGTCGTATCTTGAAGTCGAGAAGTTCGCTGTGGATTACGATATTGACGCAATAGCTTTTCCCGAAGACGAAACGTACGAATACGCAAAAAGTAAGAGGGAAATATTTTTAAGTAATGCGTGTTGTGGTAATATAGTTTTTGATATATTTAAGGTGATAACCTCATGACATTACGTCTAATTTCAAGTCCAGATTGGGTAAGACTAAGTTTTGGCGCAGATATGGTCTTAGGTTTTTCTTCTGGAGTGTTTTTAAAGGGAGCTCTGAATACCACGATAAATCTGTTGCAATATTACCCAGATGGATGCAAAGCAAATTGCTCATATTGTGGCCAAGCTAGAGAGGTCGCCAATGGTCCAGAATGTAAAACGTTAATAAGGGTAGAATGGCCACTTAGACCTCTAAATGAGGTATTAAAGAGAATTTATGAGAGACAAGGCAATCCAGAATACGGTCTTCAAAGGATATGTATAGGACAATTGGCCCATCCTAGGGCATCTCCAGATGCCATAGAGATAACGAGAAGGATAAGAAATGCGGGGATTGAGCTACAAATTTCAGAATTAGTTACAGCAACTTATACTTTCAAACATCACATGATTGAAATGAGGAAAGCTGGAGCTGATATGATTGATGTTGCAATAGACGCGGCAAATGAGAAGGTGTTTGAAGAGCTAAGGGGTAAGAAAGCTAGAAGCATGCACTCATGGAAGAGATATTTAGAGGCAATAGATGAAGCTGTGGAAGTATTTGGTAAAAAGAACGCTGGTATTCACTTAATAATAGGTTTAGGGGAGAGTGAGAAAGACGCAGTCAACCTTATGTGGTACGCTCATAGTAGGGGAGCTAAAATTTCACTCTTTGCGTTTTATCCAGAGGCTGGTACTCCAATGGAAAAACGAAAACCAGTCCCAGTTCACGTCTATAGAAGGATGCAAATAGCTAGATGGCTGATTGAAAATGATATTGTCGATATTAATGCGTTCAAGTTTGACGACAAGGGAGAACTAATAGATGTAGAAATACCGTCCGATATAACCTTAAATGAATTAGCCCCAGCATTTATGACTAGTGGATGTCCAGGTTGTAACAGACCATATTCCAATGAGAGGCCAGGTAGAGTATTAAAGAACGTTCCTTGGTATCTAGACAGAGAAATGACTTTACGTTCAATTAAAGCTTCCAGATTAGATTCCTTAATAAAGAAAGTAGTAAGGTAAAAATGTTCATAAAGGATGGCTCTTTAATAAGCTATTTTTCAAGTGGTTTTCCTTCACATGTTAGAGTTAAGGCAATAGATATCTCATCTCCAGACTATGAAGTATTTTACTCCCCGGTTAAAGGTGAGGTCGTAGACATAGTGCGATTTGAAATAGGACGGCCAAATAGGTTCTCTACTATAAATTACGACTATATGATCTTAATTAATAGTGAAAATCAAAGAATTATTAAAGTCCTTCACGTTTTACCGTGGGTGGAGAAGGGAGAATACGTTAAAGAAGGGCGAGTAATAGGGGAGTTCCTTCAAACGCCTTATACTGGAGGTGATTTTCCTCACGCCCATATTGAAGGTATTACAATAAGATTTCCTAAGATTTCAAATTATAGAGATTCTAAAATCGGTATAGTGCATAAGAAGGACAAGGAGTTTTTCGATGTCATAATAAAAGATTTTGCGGAAGCTGGGAAGCTTAGAGGATTAGGTTGCTGTGGAGGGCTATTAAATGCGAGTTTACCATATGCATGCTATGGTGGAATTATTGGCGGATTCACCGGTCAACTATCACTTTATGACCTAAATTTAGGATACTTAGCGGTTAGACGTAAAACTTACCTCTTGTTTGAAGGTAGGAAGAACTTATTGAGAAATTGGGAAGAAGATGCGTCATTCAAGGTTCTCGTAAATAAACCTATATGTGGTTTTGCGTTTATGGAGATTGTCTTATCTCATAATGGTTATCCTATGATTAGATTCTTTTTAAACAATGTTAATTTGAGTGAAGGTGATGAGATTGACATATCAGAATTCGTTAGGGATCGTTTGGGATCAAAGATTTACTGAAATCTCTTTCTCTCACCCCATGATTAGGGATATATCTAAGGCTAGAGTAAGAGATTTCATCAAATTAGCTAAGGAAAAAGTCTCTTTTGTAGAAATAAG belongs to Saccharolobus solfataricus and includes:
- a CDS encoding MFS transporter, whose translation is MKAKRVIFLSASSFFLSYFSRVTWSIVAPLSTLKTTTTEDSIIFALFFLGYILVQIPSGMLADRISANHLLFLSLLGVAITSFISSTFPLIMLEYVASFLMGFSAGWIYPITVKLLSASFDSRDLPIAMSIYSISWPLSIVASGVIIPFLALTFGWEFSFYFITALSIILGILALLYLPSLKLSKSIIKFKDVVKDKNSIYISVGGFLFYLTYWILVLYLYKYLLSVVGNEYTAGIIYSFTALTGIFSTILAGYIIKSLGVKRTFLSFITLYSFSLLLFSFSKNVIVIGIDALALGFFRFVITPTSSTAVAVIGGKERSGSVTGLANFFWQFSGIVGSIIAPLLINLFTYTYLWTFVSVFSFLSLIFYYKLKFMRDYL
- a CDS encoding sulfurtransferase TusA family protein, producing the protein MIEEMDLTPLECPEPFMKVVAKLMKIENGELKIRYKDPKCREMLLEAMKLMNCKVLEDSQNNGVFFMHIKKESGSSEKPKKIELTGGC
- a CDS encoding radical SAM protein; the encoded protein is MTLRLISSPDWVRLSFGADMVLGFSSGVFLKGALNTTINLLQYYPDGCKANCSYCGQAREVANGPECKTLIRVEWPLRPLNEVLKRIYERQGNPEYGLQRICIGQLAHPRASPDAIEITRRIRNAGIELQISELVTATYTFKHHMIEMRKAGADMIDVAIDAANEKVFEELRGKKARSMHSWKRYLEAIDEAVEVFGKKNAGIHLIIGLGESEKDAVNLMWYAHSRGAKISLFAFYPEAGTPMEKRKPVPVHVYRRMQIARWLIENDIVDINAFKFDDKGELIDVEIPSDITLNELAPAFMTSGCPGCNRPYSNERPGRVLKNVPWYLDREMTLRSIKASRLDSLIKKVVR
- a CDS encoding CoA-binding protein, producing MENEEEVIKEVLLKYKNIATVGFSKDPSKAAFQVPKFLMDHGYNVIPVNPSASEILGKKSYPSILDVPDKVEIVEIFRPSNEVPKIVDQVLERVKKVGDVKVIWMQEGIRNDEAAEKARKAGLVVIQDRCMYKEYMKKIFNVNNPPPVSSLKNS
- a CDS encoding DUF2258 domain-containing protein — its product is MSEEINRDMERAEEYEQTTTRVSVLGQNRFELSTGLIIAARYADKLRRVALVAFSKIAPKEVIIRDVSELNKQLYTKIVEEMKLGKLDVIRISVDAEYDDRNKKLIFSNLRILRYITEEQCGEKYKDIISENERLKGEILELKKKLEDILSLLK
- a CDS encoding helix-turn-helix domain-containing protein translates to MAEKVRFPDGREVDIHDFIAFMYGLSKSDVEVLHILLQNGKMTTDDLSQKLNVTKASISKALNNLLDKGLIQREKAPAEKEERKGRPNYIYWVEKERLYRKLEADLEKLAGTVKEALQKHTALEIVI
- a CDS encoding radical SAM protein, which translates into the protein MRPLFLYAPNLKRYESEFLDSRKGWKSISVTGTYCAFNCKHCGRRVLESMIDGSTQGKIEKEIMEAISRGDEGIILSGGSTSRGDVPIWRYSNLLKRYSDRLTIIAHTGVVKNEEIARKFKESGVKIALLDMVSDNDAIKDILGQPFTVDDYLNSFKYLKKVNIKIVPHVILGLSKKGLEGDLESIRLLQEVNPDALIIVGLMPLVGTQMNASRPPTPEEIIVALRTARDTFPNIPINLGCARPRGKSYLEVEKFAVDYDIDAIAFPEDETYEYAKSKREIFLSNACCGNIVFDIFKVITS
- a CDS encoding glycine cleavage system protein H, whose product is MKILGFTFPDDLLYEPEKHVWVRIEDNSVVSIGVTDLGQYMAGKIFQVTAKQKGEKVNGRSVLFSIESAKWIGKFRLPIEGEVFDVNEEVVKNPSIINERPYDSWIVKIRVEDMDIIKRTFKPIQEVYKQFEEEAKRVVR
- a CDS encoding lipoate--protein ligase family protein, encoding MRELRFLIERNSQAHILAGEEALLLSVANGSQPILRFVIFDPPAVLVGYHQAVEQEVNIEEVKKRGWEIGRRPTGGGTIIMGPWQLGWEIYANNDLLGYTPENAIKIGAEGVIRALDKLGIKASFRPKNDVEVNGRKISGIGAFSEGNYIAVTGTILLDFDVDAMISVLRLSSEKLKDKLARDFKDRLTWVNKELKRSLDMEELIKISRDSFAEVLGIKLSDDYYNEFEKKTIQELALKYSSPEWIFNLRRPLIGDDIRYVERKLPGGLVKVQVKMVSKNLIESVLVTGDFFIEPRTAIYDLEARLKWSRVEDLENEIRTWFNSVKAIGITADDLIKIIEEVVR
- the lrs14 gene encoding HTH-type transcriptional regulator Lrs14, yielding MQVENIRVRLPSGKEVGLVDALNFCYDISDTDFQVLKTLLNSGPKTEDELAEMLHLSKASINRSVNKLVSLGFVDRVKDSSSKGGRPRYIYKPIDADRITTKISNDFKYCADLFSSVIPQELKEK
- a CDS encoding helix-turn-helix domain-containing protein, with amino-acid sequence MSLKLSESKEVIRCCYKISDTDVECLFKLVELNRPISAEELASIMKLSKTTVENSLKKLIEIGLIVRNKDGEEGKRIGRPKYLYAVIHNAETKIKQDLTNCASKILSATSS